A region of the Ornithinimicrobium ciconiae genome:
GCGTGAGCGGATCGCGCGGGCGTGCGCCGACGCGGGCCGCGACCCTGGTGCGGTCACGCTGATCGTGGTCACCAAGTTCCACCCGGTCAGCGACCTCGGCCATCTCGTCGACCTCGGTGTGACCGACATCGGCGAGAACCGTGACCAGGAGGCCGGCGCCAAGATCGCCGAGCTCGACCCCGCGACCCGGGCCGCGCTGACCGTCCACTTCGTCGGCCAGCTGCAGACCAACAAGGCCCGCCACGTCGTGCGGTATGCCGACGTCGTCCAGTCCGTGGACCGCGCCAAGCTGGTCGGCGCCCTCGATCGTGCCGTCGCGGCGCGTGCCGAAGCTCCCCACGAAGTGGTGGAGGGCGTTGCCGAACCTCCCCAGAAGTTGGCGGTCCTCCTGCAGGTCGACCTGGGGGAGGGGGAGGACGCGGGGCGTGGGGGCATCCTGCCGGCCGACCTGATGGCGCTGGCCGACCAGGTGGAGCTCACCGAGCACCTCACCCTCAAAGGTCTGATGGCGGTGGCACCGTTCGGGCTGGGCGAAGCCGGGACCACCGCGGCCTTCGGACGGTTGACCGACCTCGGCGCCAGGGTCCGCGACACCCACCCCGACGCGACCGTGCTCTCCGCGGGGATGAGCGGCGATCTGGAGATCGCGATCAGATCCGGTGCGACACACCTGCGTGTCGGCACCGCAATCCTCGGATCACGGCCAGACCCCCGGTAGCGTC
Encoded here:
- a CDS encoding YggS family pyridoxal phosphate-dependent enzyme → MSRREEIETNLAAVRERIARACADAGRDPGAVTLIVVTKFHPVSDLGHLVDLGVTDIGENRDQEAGAKIAELDPATRAALTVHFVGQLQTNKARHVVRYADVVQSVDRAKLVGALDRAVAARAEAPHEVVEGVAEPPQKLAVLLQVDLGEGEDAGRGGILPADLMALADQVELTEHLTLKGLMAVAPFGLGEAGTTAAFGRLTDLGARVRDTHPDATVLSAGMSGDLEIAIRSGATHLRVGTAILGSRPDPR